One genomic region from Cetobacterium sp. ZOR0034 encodes:
- a CDS encoding LrgB family protein — MKEILFDNAFFGIFISLISFKIGKDIFNKFKLPILNPILVALVIILSIMKIFDIPTSYYNKGGDILGFFIAPATVCLAIPLYKELDSLKKHYKIILIGSLVGSITAIVSVLILGKLLGIQDVILLSFVPKSITTPIGIEVSKLLGGIPAITVFAIMVTGITGNIFAPFMLKLFKIENAIAKGLGIGISSHAVGTSKAIEMGETEGAMSALSIVIAGIITIFIAPIILKFIW, encoded by the coding sequence ATGAAAGAGATACTTTTTGATAATGCATTTTTCGGAATATTTATAAGCTTGATTTCTTTTAAAATAGGAAAAGATATTTTTAATAAATTTAAATTACCAATTTTAAACCCTATTTTAGTTGCGTTAGTAATAATCCTATCAATTATGAAAATTTTTGATATTCCTACATCTTATTACAATAAAGGTGGGGATATTTTAGGATTTTTTATAGCTCCTGCAACTGTCTGCTTAGCTATTCCTCTTTATAAAGAGTTAGATAGCTTAAAGAAACATTATAAAATTATTTTAATAGGTTCTTTAGTTGGGTCTATAACAGCAATTGTTTCTGTTTTAATTCTTGGAAAACTATTAGGTATTCAAGATGTTATTCTTTTATCTTTTGTACCAAAATCTATAACTACACCTATCGGAATTGAGGTTAGTAAACTACTTGGCGGAATTCCTGCCATAACAGTTTTTGCTATCATGGTAACTGGAATAACTGGTAATATCTTTGCACCATTTATGTTAAAACTATTTAAAATTGAAAATGCTATTGCTAAAGGATTGGGAATAGGTATATCTAGCCATGCTGTAGGAACAAGCAAAGCTATTGAAATGGGTGAGACTGAAGGTGCTATGAGTGCACTATCTATTGTTATTGCTGGTATCATAACCATCTTTATCGCTCCAATTATTTTAAAATTTATTTGGTAG
- the tgt gene encoding tRNA guanosine(34) transglycosylase Tgt yields the protein MSRKLPVTYELYDKDGKARIGKITTPHGEIETPVFMPVGTQATVKGMTPEELEEMGSEIILGNTYHLYLRPSDELVAKFGGLHKFMNWNKPILTDSGGFQVFSLGDLRQIKEEGVYFRSHLDGSKHFISPEKSINIQNNLGSDIVMLFDECPPGMSSKEYLIPSIERTTRWAKRCVEAHKRPDEQGLFAIVQGGVYEDLRDKSLSELSEMDEHFSGYAVGGLAVGEPREDMYRILDYIVERLPEDKPRYLMGVGEPLDMLEAVASGIDMMDCVQPSRIGRHGTVFTKYGRLVIKNASYSEDTRPLDDGCDCYVCRNYTRGYIRHLFKAQEILGGRLATYHNLYFLLKLMKDSRAAIKDKRFNEFKAEFEANYTIGKNSEWIKPQKFDK from the coding sequence ATGAGTAGAAAGTTACCAGTAACGTATGAGTTATACGATAAGGATGGAAAGGCAAGAATAGGGAAAATCACGACTCCACATGGAGAGATAGAAACACCTGTATTTATGCCAGTTGGAACTCAAGCAACAGTAAAGGGAATGACTCCAGAAGAGTTAGAAGAGATGGGTTCTGAAATAATATTAGGAAATACATACCATTTATATTTAAGACCAAGTGATGAGCTTGTGGCTAAATTTGGTGGATTACACAAATTTATGAATTGGAATAAACCAATTTTAACAGACAGTGGAGGATTCCAAGTATTTAGTTTAGGAGATTTAAGACAAATTAAAGAAGAGGGAGTATACTTCAGATCTCATTTAGATGGATCAAAGCACTTCATCTCTCCAGAAAAGTCAATCAATATTCAAAATAACTTAGGTTCAGATATAGTTATGTTATTTGATGAGTGTCCTCCAGGAATGTCTTCAAAAGAGTATTTAATTCCTTCGATTGAGAGAACAACTAGATGGGCTAAAAGATGTGTTGAAGCACATAAAAGGCCAGATGAGCAAGGATTATTTGCTATAGTACAAGGTGGAGTATACGAAGATTTAAGAGACAAAAGTTTATCTGAATTAAGTGAAATGGATGAACACTTCTCTGGATATGCAGTTGGAGGATTAGCTGTAGGAGAACCAAGAGAAGATATGTATAGAATTTTAGATTATATTGTTGAGAGATTACCTGAAGATAAACCAAGATATTTAATGGGTGTAGGAGAGCCTTTAGATATGCTAGAAGCAGTTGCATCAGGAATAGATATGATGGATTGTGTTCAACCTTCTAGAATTGGAAGACATGGAACAGTATTTACAAAATATGGTAGATTAGTTATAAAAAATGCTTCATATTCAGAGGATACTAGACCTTTAGATGATGGATGTGATTGTTATGTATGTAGAAACTATACAAGAGGATACATCAGACATCTATTTAAAGCACAAGAAATTTTAGGTGGAAGATTAGCAACATATCACAATCTATATTTCCTATTAAAATTAATGAAAGATTCGAGAGCGGCAATAAAAGATAAAAGGTTTAATGAATTCAAAGCTGAATTTGAAGCTAATTACACAATTGGAAAAAATAGTGAATGGATTAAACCTCAAAAGTTTGATAAATAA
- a CDS encoding SoxR reducing system RseC family protein: MKSSGLVKDRMGNKVVVSMYKESACSHCNNCSESAKIANTFTFISDRDDIKKGDIITFEMEDNQVFKAAMIVYILPLIFMFLGYYLGAKIGFSEGKSILTSFISLAITFLGIFFYDRKIVKHKMERAVKIIDIERK; the protein is encoded by the coding sequence ATGAAAAGTAGTGGTTTAGTCAAAGATAGAATGGGAAATAAGGTAGTTGTTTCAATGTATAAGGAAAGTGCTTGCTCACACTGTAATAACTGTAGTGAAAGTGCTAAAATAGCAAATACTTTTACTTTTATATCTGATAGAGATGATATAAAAAAAGGCGATATAATAACTTTTGAAATGGAAGATAATCAAGTTTTTAAGGCAGCTATGATTGTATATATCCTTCCCTTGATATTTATGTTTTTAGGATATTATTTGGGAGCTAAAATAGGGTTTTCAGAAGGAAAGAGTATACTTACGAGCTTTATAAGTTTAGCTATAACTTTTTTAGGAATATTTTTTTACGATAGAAAAATAGTTAAACATAAAATGGAAAGAGCAGTAAAGATAATAGATATAGAAAGAAAATAG
- a CDS encoding asparaginase yields the protein MLEKILIINTGGTIGMVNSEENNPNSPLRPAKNWFEVAKNHPLLEKFPADYCQIPNLIDSSDMNPEIWIDIVKIIEQNYYSYRGFVILHGTDTMAFTASALSFMLKNLDKPVVLTGSQVPLVTPRSDALQNLITSIQIAGNRIYGVKSIPEVTICFRDELLRGNRARKIDATNYFGFASPNYRPLGEIGCEIKVTDKRVLDMPKKEFYIDPSINSNVLIVEIFPGMNPLYIKTLVEAHSEIKGIILKTYGNGNAPTSESFITALEAIIDSGVVVVNISQCATGAVKMGLYEASSALKRIGVISGGDMTPEAAITKLMYLLGKNLSTEDIKLYMETDLCGEITA from the coding sequence ATGTTAGAAAAAATTCTTATTATAAACACTGGGGGTACCATTGGTATGGTTAATAGTGAGGAAAATAATCCTAACAGCCCTTTAAGACCTGCAAAAAATTGGTTTGAAGTTGCTAAAAACCATCCTTTATTAGAAAAATTTCCAGCTGATTACTGTCAGATTCCAAATTTAATTGATTCTTCAGATATGAATCCTGAAATTTGGATCGATATCGTAAAAATTATTGAACAGAACTACTATTCTTATAGAGGATTTGTCATTTTACATGGAACTGATACTATGGCATTCACAGCTTCAGCTTTATCATTTATGCTTAAAAATCTTGATAAACCTGTTGTACTTACTGGGTCTCAAGTGCCACTAGTTACACCTAGAAGTGATGCTCTTCAAAATTTAATAACTTCTATTCAGATAGCTGGAAATAGAATATATGGTGTTAAAAGTATTCCAGAAGTAACTATCTGTTTTAGAGATGAACTTTTAAGAGGAAATCGTGCTAGAAAAATTGATGCCACTAATTATTTTGGATTTGCTTCACCTAACTATAGACCTTTAGGAGAGATTGGGTGTGAAATAAAAGTTACTGATAAAAGAGTTTTAGATATGCCTAAAAAAGAGTTTTATATTGATCCCTCTATAAATAGTAATGTTCTTATAGTTGAAATATTCCCTGGAATGAACCCTCTTTATATTAAAACTCTTGTAGAAGCTCACTCAGAAATAAAAGGAATAATATTAAAAACTTATGGAAATGGAAATGCTCCAACATCTGAATCGTTTATAACTGCTTTAGAGGCTATTATAGACTCTGGTGTTGTTGTTGTAAATATAAGTCAATGTGCAACAGGTGCTGTTAAAATGGGCCTTTATGAAGCTAGTAGTGCCTTAAAAAGAATTGGTGTTATCAGTGGCGGAGATATGACTCCTGAAGCTGCTATAACAAAACTTATGTATCTTCTAGGAAAAAATCTTTCTACTGAGGATATAAAATTATATATGGAAACTGATCTATGTGGTGAAATAACCGCTTGA
- a CDS encoding STAS-like domain-containing protein: MKIKLKKYFNSSMLINPDKAKSFYEKIKEVLKKEEEVVLDFAGIQVTTLVFLYVLFTNLWNEYGNELKNKLTIKNASQGLFNQMIYLKDNYKELKTKFLGVHQNFEIAYIG; this comes from the coding sequence ATGAAAATAAAATTAAAAAAATACTTTAATAGTTCAATGCTAATAAACCCGGATAAAGCTAAAAGTTTTTATGAAAAAATCAAAGAGGTTTTGAAAAAAGAGGAAGAGGTAGTATTAGATTTTGCAGGAATACAAGTTACGACATTAGTCTTTTTATATGTACTTTTTACTAATTTATGGAATGAATATGGAAATGAGTTAAAAAACAAATTAACTATAAAAAATGCATCGCAAGGGCTTTTTAATCAAATGATTTATTTGAAAGATAATTATAAAGAACTAAAAACAAAGTTTTTAGGTGTTCACCAAAACTTTGAGATAGCATATATAGGATAA
- a CDS encoding TIGR00282 family metallophosphoesterase yields the protein MKVLVIGDVVGNPGRKTLKAYLDKYKNNYDFIIVNGENAAAGFGITAKLCDEILDWGVDIITSGNHIWDKREIYDYLDRSNRLLRPHNYPNGVPGTGYSILKDRKGNKIAVVSLQGRVFMPPIDCPFTTANTLIEEIRKECKHIIIDFHAEATSEKLALANYLDGKVSVVYGTHTHVQTADNKILLEGTGYISDVGMTGSDNGIIGMKKESIIPKFLTALPQKFDIAEGKERINGLDIELDDETGECTKIERINLSLIELGIFN from the coding sequence ATGAAAGTTTTAGTTATAGGTGACGTTGTTGGAAATCCTGGTAGAAAAACTTTAAAAGCATATCTTGATAAATATAAAAACAACTATGATTTTATAATTGTTAATGGAGAGAATGCTGCTGCTGGATTCGGAATCACTGCAAAGCTTTGTGATGAAATTTTAGATTGGGGAGTAGACATTATTACAAGTGGAAATCACATTTGGGATAAAAGAGAGATTTATGATTATTTAGATAGAAGTAATAGACTTCTTCGTCCACATAATTATCCTAACGGTGTTCCTGGTACTGGGTACTCTATTTTAAAAGATAGAAAAGGAAATAAAATAGCTGTTGTATCACTTCAAGGAAGAGTTTTTATGCCTCCAATTGATTGTCCTTTTACAACTGCTAATACTCTTATTGAAGAGATTAGAAAAGAGTGTAAACATATTATAATAGATTTCCATGCTGAAGCTACTTCAGAAAAATTAGCTCTTGCTAACTACTTAGATGGAAAGGTTTCTGTGGTTTATGGAACACATACACATGTTCAAACTGCAGACAACAAAATTTTATTAGAGGGTACTGGTTATATCAGTGATGTTGGAATGACTGGTTCTGATAATGGGATAATAGGTATGAAGAAAGAATCAATCATCCCTAAATTCTTAACTGCTTTACCACAAAAATTTGATATTGCTGAAGGTAAAGAAAGAATTAATGGCTTAGATATTGAGCTAGATGATGAAACTGGTGAATGTACAAAAATTGAAAGAATCAACCTTTCTCTTATTGAGTTAGGAATATTTAATTAG
- the prmA gene encoding 50S ribosomal protein L11 methyltransferase yields MKVVEIKVIFDSDSIEDTQKEICDIFYGFGATGLKIDEPLKTKNPLDFYKDEKQFLMVDYAVSAYFPMNPYSQRRNDLIKAAFEERFNDRDDVVFTIDFYEYDEEDYQNSWKKYLYPEKVSEKFVVKPTWREYEPEEDELVIELDPGRAFGTGSHPTTSLCLKIMEENIKPGNTVIDVGTGSGILMIAAEKLGATDIYGTDIDELAVEATKENLELNKISENTAQVFLGDLISVVQDKQFDVVVANILADVILLLLKDIFKVVKKDGLIIFSGIIEDKLPEIVKQVEEKGLEILEIKRDKEWRALLIKA; encoded by the coding sequence ATGAAAGTTGTTGAAATAAAAGTTATATTTGATAGTGATAGTATTGAAGATACTCAAAAAGAGATTTGTGATATATTCTATGGATTTGGAGCTACTGGTTTAAAAATCGATGAACCATTAAAAACAAAAAATCCTTTAGATTTTTATAAAGATGAAAAGCAATTCTTAATGGTTGACTATGCAGTTTCTGCATATTTCCCTATGAATCCTTATTCTCAAAGAAGAAATGACCTTATAAAGGCTGCTTTTGAAGAAAGATTCAATGACAGAGATGATGTTGTTTTTACTATAGATTTCTACGAATACGATGAAGAAGACTACCAAAATAGTTGGAAAAAATATCTATATCCTGAAAAAGTAAGTGAAAAGTTTGTGGTTAAACCTACTTGGAGAGAATATGAACCTGAAGAAGATGAATTAGTTATTGAACTAGATCCTGGAAGAGCTTTTGGTACTGGTTCTCATCCTACAACCTCTCTTTGTTTAAAAATAATGGAAGAGAATATCAAACCTGGAAATACTGTTATCGATGTAGGAACTGGTTCTGGAATATTGATGATTGCCGCTGAAAAATTGGGAGCAACTGATATCTATGGAACTGATATTGACGAATTAGCTGTTGAAGCTACAAAAGAAAATTTAGAACTTAATAAAATTTCTGAAAATACTGCTCAAGTTTTCTTAGGAGATTTAATATCTGTTGTTCAAGATAAACAGTTTGATGTTGTTGTAGCTAATATTTTAGCTGATGTCATTCTACTTCTTTTAAAAGATATATTTAAAGTTGTTAAAAAAGATGGTTTAATTATATTCTCTGGAATTATTGAAGATAAGTTACCTGAGATAGTAAAACAAGTCGAAGAAAAAGGTCTTGAAATACTAGAAATAAAAAGAGATAAAGAGTGGAGAGCTCTTCTTATTAAAGCCTAG
- a CDS encoding toxin-antitoxin system YwqK family antitoxin, protein MIKKISIVFVLLVQLTFAKYSQVDYSKILNKNGKVFVKNTGTPFTGMVTFQKDREFYKNGIPEGKWLSFYSNGRIKSIENWRNGELNGKYVLYSQDGHKTFQTYYLKGKDHGLFKLYHENGRPHIVGNFNNGRAIGIWNYYNQNGKLIGKREYTIDTNHFDQTN, encoded by the coding sequence ATGATAAAAAAAATATCAATAGTTTTTGTTTTATTAGTACAACTAACTTTTGCTAAATACTCACAAGTAGATTATTCTAAAATTTTAAACAAAAATGGAAAAGTTTTCGTCAAAAATACTGGGACTCCTTTTACAGGGATGGTAACATTTCAAAAAGATAGAGAGTTTTACAAAAATGGTATACCAGAAGGGAAGTGGTTATCTTTTTATTCGAATGGTAGAATAAAGTCAATAGAAAATTGGAGAAACGGAGAGTTGAATGGAAAGTATGTTTTGTATAGCCAGGATGGACATAAAACATTTCAGACATACTATTTAAAAGGAAAAGACCATGGTTTATTTAAATTGTATCATGAAAATGGAAGACCACATATAGTTGGAAACTTTAATAATGGTCGAGCAATAGGAATTTGGAATTATTATAATCAGAACGGGAAATTGATAGGTAAAAGAGAATATACAATAGATACTAATCATTTTGATCAAACAAATTAA
- a CDS encoding 3-deoxy-D-manno-octulosonic acid transferase: MKFVFSRLFQDLSILKKGEEYTWLHCSSVGEINLSDALIKKLKENFQENILITVFTDTGYETALNKYSKDDKISILKFPLDDMFILKKIFNYIKISRVILIETEIWPNLITLGHKMSKVYIVNGRISNKSFPRYCKVKWILKSLLSKIDGFLMQSEEDRNRIIALGANSSKVSVSGNLKFDISFEEFNLNEKMILKKLLKSNCRKIFVAGSTRQGEDSILIDIYKELSNTLLVIVPRHLERVSEIESLLKNSNLNYKKLTDLENNHCTEEFQVLVVDKMGVLRKFYSIADIVFVGGTLVDIGGHSLLEPLFYGKTPIFGPYLQNVKDISRDILTLGIGHKIHNKEEFLNAINLLETNPVSEDKIKEFFKSNKNAAEKTIKFMEEE; the protein is encoded by the coding sequence ATGAAATTTGTTTTCTCGAGATTATTTCAAGATTTATCAATACTGAAAAAAGGAGAAGAGTATACTTGGTTACACTGTTCCTCTGTAGGTGAGATAAATCTTTCGGACGCTCTTATAAAAAAACTCAAAGAAAATTTTCAAGAGAATATTTTAATTACTGTTTTTACTGATACAGGCTATGAAACTGCTTTAAATAAATACTCAAAAGATGATAAAATATCTATATTAAAGTTTCCTTTAGATGATATGTTTATACTAAAAAAAATATTTAATTATATAAAAATATCTCGAGTAATTCTAATTGAAACTGAGATTTGGCCTAACCTAATAACTCTTGGTCATAAAATGTCTAAAGTTTATATTGTTAATGGAAGAATTTCTAATAAAAGTTTTCCTAGATACTGTAAAGTTAAATGGATTCTAAAATCTTTATTATCTAAAATAGATGGTTTTCTTATGCAATCAGAAGAAGATCGAAATAGAATAATTGCTCTTGGAGCGAATTCATCAAAAGTTTCGGTTTCAGGGAATCTAAAATTTGATATCTCTTTTGAAGAGTTTAATTTAAATGAGAAAATGATATTAAAAAAATTGTTAAAAAGCAACTGTAGAAAAATTTTCGTTGCAGGAAGTACTCGACAGGGTGAAGATTCGATTCTTATAGATATCTATAAAGAGTTGAGCAATACTTTGCTAGTCATTGTTCCTAGACATTTAGAAAGAGTTTCAGAAATTGAATCTCTTCTAAAAAATTCAAATTTAAACTATAAAAAATTGACTGATTTAGAAAACAATCATTGCACAGAAGAGTTCCAAGTATTGGTCGTTGATAAAATGGGAGTTTTAAGAAAATTCTATTCTATCGCTGATATTGTATTTGTTGGTGGAACATTAGTTGATATAGGTGGCCACAGTTTACTAGAACCTCTTTTCTATGGTAAAACACCTATTTTTGGACCTTATCTCCAAAATGTAAAAGATATCTCAAGAGATATCTTAACTCTTGGCATTGGTCATAAAATACATAATAAAGAGGAGTTTTTAAATGCTATTAATCTCTTAGAAACAAATCCTGTTTCTGAGGATAAAATAAAAGAGTTTTTCAAAAGTAATAAAAATGCTGCTGAAAAAACGATTAAATTTATGGAGGAAGAATGA
- the cmk gene encoding (d)CMP kinase — MKNYIIALDGPAGSGKSTIAKVIAKNFGLTYLDTGAMYRMVALYILENNIDFHNPSAVESILDNIKVDIIEDKFILNNEDVSLKIRTPEVTKIVSPVSAIKAVRTKLVDLQREISNGKKVILDGRDIGTVVFPNADLKVFLIASAEERAKRRVKDYASKGIIEDFETVLKDILERDHTDSTRKESPLKKADDAIEVDTSFMNIEESVAAIANLIQIKIGG; from the coding sequence ATGAAAAATTATATCATTGCATTAGATGGTCCTGCTGGAAGTGGGAAAAGTACTATCGCTAAAGTAATTGCTAAAAATTTTGGTTTAACATACCTTGATACTGGAGCAATGTACAGAATGGTAGCTCTTTATATTCTTGAGAATAATATTGACTTCCATAATCCAAGTGCTGTTGAAAGTATTTTAGATAATATAAAAGTTGATATTATTGAAGATAAATTTATATTAAATAATGAAGATGTTTCTCTTAAAATCAGAACTCCTGAGGTTACTAAAATAGTTTCTCCTGTTTCAGCTATCAAAGCTGTTAGGACAAAGTTAGTTGATTTACAAAGAGAGATTAGTAATGGTAAAAAAGTTATCTTGGATGGTAGAGATATTGGGACTGTTGTATTTCCAAATGCTGATCTAAAAGTATTTCTAATAGCTTCTGCTGAAGAAAGAGCTAAAAGAAGAGTTAAAGACTATGCTTCAAAAGGAATTATAGAAGATTTTGAGACTGTTTTGAAAGATATTTTAGAAAGAGATCATACAGACTCAACAAGAAAAGAGAGTCCTCTAAAAAAAGCCGACGACGCTATTGAAGTTGATACAAGCTTCATGAACATAGAGGAAAGCGTAGCTGCTATAGCTAATTTAATCCAAATCAAAATTGGAGGATAA
- a CDS encoding adenylosuccinate synthase, whose amino-acid sequence MAGYVVVGTQWGDEGKGKIIDVLGDRADYVVRFQGGNNAGHTVVVNGEKFILHLLPSGMLHGQGKCIIGPGVVVDPKVLLKELDTLEAKGAKVDHLFISDRAHLIMPYHIQLDILKEERSGDNKIGTTKRGIGPCYSDKFSRVGIRAVDLLDMELFAKKLKMNLEEKNELFTKIYDAPIMDFNEIFEEYKGYTERLKHRIIDATPEINKALDDDKFVLFEGAQAMMLDINYGTYPYVTSSSPTSGGVTTGVGVSPKKIDRIIGVMKAYTTRVGEGPFVTELNNELGEKIRQIGGEFGATTGRPRRCGWLDLVVGKYAVDINGLTDVVITKIDVLSGLDTLKICTGYEIDGKVYSTVPAATEKLAYAKPIYEELPGWTEDISNMKNYDELPENCKKYLARVEEFLGCQITVVSVGPDRNQNIFLKDI is encoded by the coding sequence ATGGCAGGATATGTTGTAGTTGGAACTCAATGGGGAGACGAAGGAAAAGGTAAAATAATCGATGTTCTTGGAGATAGAGCTGACTATGTTGTTAGATTCCAAGGTGGAAACAATGCTGGACATACAGTTGTTGTAAATGGAGAGAAGTTTATACTTCACCTATTACCATCAGGTATGTTACACGGACAAGGAAAATGTATCATTGGACCAGGAGTTGTTGTTGATCCAAAAGTGCTTTTAAAAGAGTTAGATACATTAGAAGCTAAAGGAGCTAAAGTAGATCACCTATTCATAAGTGATAGAGCTCATTTAATTATGCCTTACCACATTCAACTTGATATATTAAAAGAAGAGAGAAGTGGAGATAACAAAATTGGAACTACTAAAAGAGGAATCGGACCTTGTTACTCAGATAAATTCTCAAGAGTTGGAATCAGAGCTGTTGATTTATTAGATATGGAGTTATTCGCTAAGAAATTAAAAATGAACTTAGAAGAGAAAAATGAGTTATTCACTAAAATATACGATGCACCTATTATGGATTTCAATGAAATCTTCGAAGAGTACAAAGGATATACTGAAAGATTAAAGCATAGAATCATTGATGCTACTCCTGAAATTAACAAAGCTTTAGATGACGATAAATTCGTTTTATTTGAAGGAGCTCAAGCTATGATGCTAGATATTAACTATGGAACATACCCATACGTTACATCTTCATCACCTACAAGTGGAGGAGTTACTACTGGAGTTGGAGTTTCACCTAAGAAAATCGATAGAATAATCGGAGTTATGAAAGCTTATACAACTAGAGTTGGAGAAGGACCTTTCGTTACTGAGTTAAATAACGAATTAGGAGAAAAAATCAGACAAATCGGTGGAGAGTTCGGTGCTACTACTGGAAGACCTAGAAGATGTGGATGGTTAGATCTTGTTGTTGGTAAATACGCTGTAGATATCAACGGATTAACAGATGTTGTTATCACTAAAATCGACGTTTTAAGTGGATTAGATACTTTAAAAATCTGTACTGGATACGAAATAGATGGGAAAGTTTACTCAACTGTTCCTGCAGCTACTGAAAAGTTAGCTTATGCTAAACCAATCTATGAAGAGTTACCAGGATGGACAGAGGATATCTCTAACATGAAAAACTATGATGAGTTACCTGAAAACTGTAAAAAATACCTTGCTAGAGTTGAGGAGTTCTTAGGATGTCAAATAACTGTTGTTTCAGTTGGTCCAGATAGAAATCAAAATATATTCTTAAAAGATATCTAA
- the trmB gene encoding tRNA (guanosine(46)-N7)-methyltransferase TrmB — MKERLEDTLWRHFFTNPRINYNPYMVKLVEYPNHIIYDSEIMDSYRDHWNQKAFGNNNPVYLEIGSGSGNFAVGMAAKYPERNHLALEIRFKRLVLSATKAVKRDLNNVVFLRRRGEDITKFIGKGEIEGLYINFPDPWEGNEKNRILQPKLFELLDVIMKVEGTLFFKTDHDQYYADVLEFAKDLEKYEVVYHTADLHNSPKAADNIRTEFEDLFVCKHNKNINYIEIKKIK, encoded by the coding sequence ATGAAAGAAAGATTAGAAGATACTCTATGGAGACACTTCTTCACAAATCCAAGAATTAACTATAACCCTTATATGGTTAAGTTAGTAGAATACCCTAATCACATTATCTATGATAGTGAAATTATGGATTCTTACAGAGACCATTGGAACCAAAAAGCTTTTGGAAACAATAATCCTGTATATCTAGAAATTGGATCTGGAAGTGGAAATTTTGCTGTTGGAATGGCTGCTAAATATCCTGAGAGAAACCACTTAGCTCTTGAAATAAGATTTAAAAGATTAGTTTTATCTGCTACTAAAGCTGTTAAAAGAGATCTTAATAATGTTGTTTTCTTGAGAAGACGTGGTGAAGACATTACAAAGTTTATTGGTAAAGGAGAGATTGAAGGTTTATATATCAATTTCCCAGATCCTTGGGAAGGAAATGAAAAAAACAGAATTCTTCAACCTAAACTATTTGAACTTCTTGATGTGATTATGAAAGTTGAGGGAACTTTATTCTTTAAAACAGATCACGATCAATATTACGCTGACGTTTTAGAATTTGCTAAAGATTTAGAAAAGTACGAAGTTGTATATCATACAGCTGATTTACACAATAGTCCTAAGGCTGCTGATAATATCAGAACAGAATTTGAAGATTTATTTGTATGTAAACATAACAAAAATATCAACTATATTGAAATAAAAAAAATCAAATAA
- a CDS encoding CidA/LrgA family protein, with the protein MLYEFLIILSINYLGVILEKVFHLPTPGTVNGLILLFIFLSLKIIKLDSIKNAGDFFIVNMIITFIPPSIKLLDVVDLLKVDFFKLVLLLVLTTLITMVITALFVDFMMKGEK; encoded by the coding sequence GTGTTATACGAATTTCTTATTATTTTAAGTATTAACTATCTTGGTGTTATTTTAGAAAAAGTTTTTCATCTTCCTACTCCTGGAACTGTGAACGGCTTAATACTTTTATTTATTTTTCTTTCTCTGAAAATAATCAAACTAGATAGCATCAAAAATGCTGGTGATTTTTTTATCGTTAATATGATTATAACTTTTATTCCACCAAGTATAAAACTTTTGGATGTTGTAGATTTACTAAAAGTAGATTTTTTTAAATTAGTTTTACTTCTAGTTTTAACAACTTTGATTACAATGGTTATTACAGCTTTATTTGTTGATTTTATGATGAAAGGAGAGAAATAG